The window GCGCGCACCAGGTGAGACACGTCCTCGGCGCGGCCGCCCACGCCGCGCGGGCGGAGGAACTGGCGTCCGGGGACGGCGCGAAGGTCGTCTCCCGCGCCGTCGCCCGGGCCCGCGATCACGCACCGGCCGCGGTCGTCGCCGTCCTGGGACGCCTGCCCGCTGCGCCTGCCGGGGGCGGGCGCGTGGGGCAGATCGTCCGTGACCTGGACGCAGCGCTCCGCGCCTGACGGGGCGCCCCCTCAATCCGCCGCCGGGCGGGCTGCGGGTTCCTGCGGCTGTGGCCCATGCATGTCGCCAGTGCGCACGGACTTGCGGAGAGAAATCTCCGCGTACCCCCTAGGGTCGGTCGAGGCATAACCACACAAGTGGTACATGTCCCCCCAGTGAAGTGGAGGCACCATGCTTACGCAGGAGATCACTCTCACCGCGACCCCGGCCCAGACCACCACGCTGAGCGCCCTGATGGCGGAGCCCGAGGCGGTCGTCAGTGACGCCCCGCTCTACACCCCCGAAGCGGCGGGCTTCCTGCTCGCGCTTCTCCTCCTTTCTCCCAAGGAGCCGAAGGAGTCCCGGGGCAAGTGAGTTCCCACTCCGCTTTCGCCGAGGCGGCTGACGCCCTGGCAGGCAGCGTCCTCGGTGCCCTGAGCGGTACCGGGGGCGCTGTGCAGCCGGCGCGGTTCGTCGACGACGCCCCCGACACCCTCGCGGCGCTGGCCGCCGTCCGGGTCCTGGGGGCCGACCTGTTCAGCCCTCACCTGCTCACCGGGCAGCCCTTCGAGACGCAGGACGCCGCCGTGGTCGCCAAGGCGTTCGACGCCTTCCCCGCGTCCGACACCACCGAGGAGCCGGTAGTCGCCCTGCGGGACCACGCCACCGCCGTCCTGCTCGCGCGCCTCTCCGGTGACGACACGCTGCGTGCCCTCGCCGCCGAGCCGCAGGACACCGCGCGGTGCGCCGACGCGGGGGACTGGAGCGCATGGTCCGTCCGCATGGCCCAGCTCGCGCCGCTCGCCACGGCCGGACTCGACGGCCCCGTGCACGAGGCCGCCCGGCGCGGAGCCCTGCCGCTGAGCCGGGGCGTCAGCCGCTCCATCCTGCGGCGCGACTTCCCCACCGCCGTACGCCTCGTCCGCTGGCTCGCGTGGCTCCGGCACGAGGGCGCGGCCCTCCCGCTGGACCCCGACATCGCGGCGGAGCACGTGCGACTGGTGGGCGGCGCGGGCCCGCGCACCGCGCTGGACCTGGCGATCGCCCGTCACTTCCTCGAATCCCGGCCCGGCACACCCCCTGAGGCGGCACGCACATGACGACGATCCCCGAGCCCGTCACCCGGGCGGCGCGCAGCATGGCGGACAGGGCCCTGTCGTGGCTGCACGCCAACCGGGACCTCGGTGGGCTCCCTCCCGGCACCACCGAGACGATGGCCGACCCCGACAGCGTCTACAAGCCCCTCGGGGAGACCACGCTCGCCGCTTCCCTCATCCTCCGCGACGGCGTCGCCGGTCCCGGACGCCTGGCCGCCGCCCAGAGCCTCATGGACTTCACCTGGGAGCAGTTCCGCCAGGGCGACATGATCTACGAACGCCAGCTCCGCCACACGCTGATGACGGACCCGCTGGAGATGTACGCCCCCTTCGTGCGCTGCGGCTACCGTCACGCCGAGCTCGACCGGCTCCTCGCCCACCGGTCCCGCATGCGTTCGGTGCACAGCGTCGAGGTGCTGCCCAACCGCAGGCTCGCCGTCGCCAACGCCGCCCGGGTCGTCGGACTCGACCACCCCGACGACCCGAAGGCCCTCGCCGCCGCCACCTGGCTCGGGGCGAGGCCGGAACCGTGGGCCATGAACTGGATCACCGCCTACGCGGTGACGCACACGGTCTTCCACCTCACCGACTGGGGCGGGAACCCAGGCGGTCTGCCGCCCGAACTCGCCGACTACGTACGCACCTGGCTCCCCGTGTGGATCGACGTCTGGAGTGAGGTGGGCCAGTGGGACCTCGTGACGGAACTGCTGGTCGTCGGCGCCTCGATCGAGGACCCGTACTGCCGGCCTGAGGACTGGGAGGCCGTCGCGGCGCTCCAGCACGAGGACGGTCTCGTACCCCGCGACAGCGACCCCGTCGACGACGATCCTCAGCAGCGGTTCACCGACCACCAGCACACGGTCGTGGTCGCCGCAGTCGCCGGTTCCGTCGCGCTCGCCCGGGCGGCCGGTCAGAGGTGAAGGCGTGACGCCACCCCCGCTCAGCGCGCGCCTGAGGCCCCTTCTGACGTCCGCCGACGGTCCGGCGACCGTGGTCGCCGCCGTGCGGGGAGCCGAGCGCGCGGTGCTCTGCCGCGGACCGGTGGACGAGAACAGCCGGTTCGAGACGGGCTCGCTGACCAAGACGTTCACCGCCCTGCTGCTCGCCGAACTGGCCGCTCGGGGCGAAGTCCGTTACGGCGACCGGGCCGACCGCTACCTCCCCTTCCGGCTGCCCGGACCGCCCTTCACCCTCCTGCACCTGGCCACCCACACCTCCGGCCTCCCCCGGCTGCCCCCGGGGCTGCTGGCCCGGGCGGTCCGCAGCGGGTGGCTCAGCAACCCGTACGCCGGCTTCACCGAAGGCGACCTGCTCGCCTCGCTGCGCCGCACCCGGCTCCGCCACCGGCCCGGCACCCGTGTGCTGTACTCCAACTTCGGCGGGGCCCTGCTCGGCCATGTCCTCGCCAGGGCGGCGGGTGGCGACGGCGGCGACTACGCCGCGCTGCTGGCCGACCGCATCACCGGGCCGCTCGGCCTGTCCCGCACCGACTGTGACCCCAACAGGCCACAGGTGACCGGACATTGGCACGGCCGTGCCCGCCCCGTGATGCTGATGCCGGGACTGGCCGCCGCGGGCGCCGTGCGCTCCAGCGCCCGCGACCTGCTGCGCCTCCTGGGGCTCCTGCTCGACCCCGGCTCCGTACCCGATCCGTTCCTGCGCACGGCGCTCACGGAGGTCCAGCGGCCCCGGCTCGGTGTCCCGCGGACCGGTTCGCGCGTCTGCCTCGTCTGGAACCTCCGCCCACGTCCCGACGGCGCACTGCTCCACCACTCCGGGGGGACGCGCGGATTCACGGCGTTCGCGGGGTTCCTCCCGGCCTCCGGCACGGCACTCGTCGCGCTGACGAACTCCGCCCCGACCCCCCTCGCGCCCTTCGTCCAGGCCGCCTACAGCGCCCTGGGCGCACTGGGCCGGGGGCCCGCCGGCGCAGATGGACCGCTCGGGTGTGAAACATGATCGACTCCGCCGGTTCACGGCGATGGTCTTGCCCCGCTGTGTGACGGGGCTTACGTTCTCCTCCTATGCACCGTGTCTACGGGCGTAGAGAACGCGTAGAGGCTCTCTGACGCCGCGTCGAAGGAGCAGCTCATGTCCCACGTCGTACGCGCCGCACTCGTCCAGGCGACCTGGACAGGCGACACCGAATCCATGATCGCCAAGCATGAGGAACACGCTCGCGAGGCAGCCCGGCAGGGCGCGCGGATCATCGGGTTCCAGGAGGTGTTCAACGCCCCCTACTTCTGCCAGGTGCAGGAACCCGAGCACTACCGCTGGGCCGAACCCGTGCCGGACGGTCCGACGGTCCGGCGCATGCAGGACCTGGCCCGCGAGACCGGCATGGTGATCGTGGTGCCGGTCTTCGAGATCGAGCAGTCCGGCTTCTACTACAACACCGCGGCCGTGATCGACGCCGACGGCTCGTACCTCGGCAAGTACCGCAAGCACCACATCCCGCAGGTCAAGGGGTTCTGGGAGAAGTACTACTTCAAGCCCGGCAACGCCGGCTGGCCGGTCTTCGACACAGCCGTCGGCAAGGTGGGCGTCTACATCTGCTACGACCGGCACTTCCCCGAAGGGTGGCGCCAACTCGGACTCAACGGAGCTCAGTTGGTCTACAACCCGTCGGCGACCTCACGGGGCCTCTCCGGCCATCTATGGCAGCTGGAACAGCCCGCGTCGGCCGTCGCCAACGAGTACTTCGTCGCCGCGATCAACCGCGTAGGCCAGGAGGAGTACGGCGACAACGACTTCTACGGCACCAGCTACTTCGTCGACCCGCGGGGACAGTTCGTCGGGGACGTCGCCAGCGACAAGGAGGAGGAACTCCTCGTGCGCGACCTCGACTTCGGACTGATCGAGGAAGTCCGCACGCAGTGGGCCTTCTACCGGGACCGAAGGCCCGACGCGTACGAGGGGCTGGTGGAGCCGTGACCGGGCTGCACGAGCGCCACCTCGCCGTCAGCCCCGCATGGCTGGCGCTCTACTACCGGCAGCCGCTCGAACTCACCCACGGCGAGGGCCGCCACGTCTGGGACGCGGACGGCAACCGCTACCTCGACTTCTTCGGCGGCATCCTCACCACGATGACGGCGCACGCCCTGCCCGAGGTGACCAAGGCCGTCACCGAGCAGGCCGGCCGCCTGATCCACTCCTCGACCCTCTACCTGAACCGCCCGATGGTCGAGCTGGCCGAGCGCATCGCCACACTCTCCGGAATCCCCGACGCCCGGGTCTTCTTCACCACCTCGGGCACCGAGGCGAACGACGCCGCCCTGCTGCTCGCCACCGCCTACCGCGGGTCGAACCAGATCCTGGCGATGCGCAACAGCTACCACGGCAGGTCCTTCTCGGCGGTGTCCATCACGGGCAACAAGGGCTGGTCGCCGACCACCCTGTCCCCGCTGCAGACGCTGTACGTCCACGGCGGGGTCCGCAGCCGCGGACCGTACGCCGAGCTGAGCGACGAGCGGTTCATCAAGGCGTGCGTCGCCGACCTGGAGGACCTGCTCGGGCACACCCGGGAACCAGCGGCGCTGATCGCCGAACCCGTCCAGGGTGTCGGCGGCTTCACCGCGCCCCCGGACGGTCTCTACGCCGCGTTCCGTGAAGTCCTCGACCGGCACGGCATCCTGTGGATCTCCGACGAGGTGCAGACCGGCTGGGGCCGCACCGGAGACCACTTCTGGGGCTGGCAGGCACACGCCGAGAACGGGCCGCCCGACATCATCACCTTCGCCAAGGGCATCGGCAACGGCATGTCCATCGGGGGAGTCGTCGCCCGGGCCGACGTCATGAACTGTCTCGACGCCAACTCCATCTCGACGTTCGGCGGATCCCCGGTCACCATGGCCGCCGGGCTCGCGAACCTCTCGTACCTCCTGGAGCACGACCTCCAGGGCAACGCCCGGCGGGTCGGCGGGCTGCTCATCGAGCGGCTCCGCGCCGTCGGCGCGGCATCGGAGGCCGTGAAGGAGGTACGCGGCCGGGGCCTCATGATCGGTATCGAGCTGGTGAAGCCCGGCACCGACGAGGCGAACCCGGAGGCGGCCGCCGCAGTCCTGGAGGCGGCACGCGCCGGCGGGCTGCTCCTCGGCAAGGGCGGTGGTCACAACACCAGCGTCCTGCGCATCGCGCCACCGCTGTCGCTCACCGTCGCCGAGGCCGAGGAGGGCGCGGCGATCCTCGCCGACGCCCTCCACGCGGCGATCTGACGGCAGAGCCCCGCGGCAGGCGCCCCTGCCGCGGGGCGCACCGCGTCCACGTACGTCATCGAGCAACCGGTCGACGGGTACAGGCCCGTTCCGCCACCGCGAGGAGGGGCACATGAGCCGCACCGTCATCCACGGCGGACTCGTCGTCACCGCGTCCGACGAGATCCACGCCGACGTCCTCGTCGAGGGCGGACGCATCGCCGCCCTCGCCGCCCACGGCACCGAGGCCGCCGCGAGCTGGAGCGCCGACCGCAGGATCGACGCCACGGGGAAGTACGTCATCCCGGGCGGCGTCGACGCGCACACGCACATGGAGATGCCCTTCGGCGGGACCTACGCCGCCGACACCTTCGAGACGGGTACCCGGGCCGCTGCCTGGGGCGGGACCACGACGATCGTCGACTTCGCCATCCAGAGCGTGGGCCGCTCGCTGCAGGAGGGGCTCGACACCTGGCACGGGAAGGCCGACGGCAACTGCGCCGTCGACTACGCCTTCCACATGATCATGTCGGACGTGAACGCCTCCTCCCTCAAGGAGATGGACCGCCTGGTGGCGGAAGGCGTCACCTCGTTCAAGTTGTTCATGGCCTACCCCGGCGTGTTCTACAGCGACGACGGTCAGATCCTCCGGGCCATGCAGCGCGCCTCCGGCAACGGCGGTCTGGTCATGATGCACGCGGAGAACGGCATCGCCATCGACGTCCTGGTCGAACAGGCGCTGGCCGAGGGGCGCACCGACCCGCGCTACCACGGCGACGTCCGCAAGGTGGCGCTGGAGGCCGAGGCCACGCACCGCGCCGTCCAGCTCGCCCGGGTCGCGGGATCACCGCTGTACGTCGTGCACGTCTCCGCCGACGAGGCCGTCGCGGAGATCGCGGACGCCCGCCACAAGGGCCTCCCGGTCTTCGGGGAGACCTGCCCGCAGTACCTCTTCCTCTCCACGGACAACCTCGCCGAGCCCGGCTTCGAAGGGGCGAAGTACGTCTGCTCGACCCCGCTCCGCCCCCGGGAACACCAGGAGGCGCTCTGGCGCGGGCTCCGCAACAACGAACTGCAGGTCGTCTCCACGGACCACTGCCCGTTCTGCTTCTCCGGCCAGAAGGAGATGGGGCGCGGCGACTTCTCGAAGATCCCCAACGGCATGCCGGGCGTCGAGAACCGGCTGGACCTCCTCCACCAGGCCGTCGTGGACGGCCACATCTCCCGCAGGCGGTGGATCGAGATCGCCTGCGCCTCCCCGGCCAGGATGTTCGGGCTCTACCCGAAGAAGGGCACCATCGCACCGGGCGCCGACGCCGACATCGTCGTCTACGACCCCGCCGCGGAGCAGACCATCTCCGCCCAGACGCACCACATGAACGTCGACTACTCCGCCTACGAGGGCAAGCGGGTGACGGGACGGGTGGAGACGGTCCTCTCGCGCGGAGTGCCCGTGATCGAGGACCGCGCCTACGTCGGCCACGCGGGCCACGGGACGTATCTGCCGCGGGGGACCTGCCAGTACCTGTGACGCGCCGGCGGGGCGGCGGACGCCGACGCGGTGCCGGGGTCCGCCGCCCCCCGGAGCGGGACGACGTGCCACTGCTTCCCGGGCTGCTTCGGGCCGGGCTACTTCGGGTCGCGGTTGTACAGCGAGGTGGACCAGAAGTAGCCGAGCGCGGCCAGCCCCAGGCACCAGGCGACGGCGATCCACCCGTTGTCGCCGATCTCCGTGCCGAGGAGCAGTCCGCGCAGGGTCTCGATGGCGGGGGTGAAGGGCTGGTACTCGGCGACCGGCTGGAACCAGCCGGGCATCGCGTCGAGCGGGACGAAGGCGCTGGAGAGCAGCGGCAGGACCATCAGCGGCATGGCGTTGTTGCTCGCGGCCTCGACGTTCGGGCTGGACAGGCCCATCCCGACCGCGATCCAGGTCAGCGCCAGGGAGACGAGCGTGAGCAGGCCCAGGGCCAGCAGCCACTCCACGGCGGTGGCGTCGGTGGATCTGAAGCCGATGGCCACCGCGACGGCCCCTACGGTGACGACGCTCATCATGCACTGCAGGACGCTGCCGACGACGTGCCCGATCAGCACGGAGCCGCGGTGGATCGCCATCGTGCGGAAGCGCGCGATGATCCCCTCGGTCATGTCCATGGACACCGACACCGCACTGCCGATCGTGGTGCCGCCGATGGTCAGCAGCAGGATGCCCGGAACGATGTACGAGAGGTACTCGGACCGGTCCGAGTTGCCGCCGCCGATGCCCGCGCTCATGGTGTCTCCGAAGATATAGACGAAGAGCAGGAGCAGCATGACGGGGGTGAGCAGCAGGTTCAGCGTCAGCGACGGGTAGCGGCGCACGTGCAGCAGGTTGCGGCGCAGCATGGTGGCCGAGTCGCGGGCGGCGAGGGTGAGGCTGCTCATCGGGCGTTCTCCTTGGTCGCGTTGGGCTGGTGGGGGTTGGTCTGTGTGGGGAGGGTGGGGGTGGTGAGGGCGAAGAAGACGTCGTCGAGGTCGGGGGTGTGGACGGTGAGTTCGTCGGCGTGGATGTGGTGGGTGTCGAGGCGGTCGAGGATGGTGCGCAGGTCGTGCTGGGTGCCGTTGGAGGGGAGGGTGAGGGTGAGGGCTTCGTCGTCGTGGGTGGTGGGGGTGAGGGTGGCGACGGCGGTCCGGTAGGCGGTGGGATCGGTGAAGCGGAGTCGGACGTGGCCGCCGGGGATGAGGCGTTTGAGTTCGGCGGGGGTGCCTTCGGCGGCGATGGTGCCGTTGTGGAGTACGGCGATGCGGTCGGCGAGTTCGTCGGCTTCCTGGAGGTACTGGGTGGTGAGCAGGACGGTGACGCCGTCGGTGACGAGGTGTCGGATGATCTGCCACATGGTGTGGCGGCTGCGGGGGTCGAGGCCGGTGGTGGGTTCGTCGAGGAAGATGACGCGGGGGCTGCCGACGAGGGTCATGGCGATGTCGAGGCGTCGTTTCATGCCGCCGGAGTAGGTGGAGGCGGGTTTCTTCGCGGCGTCGGTGAGGTCGAAGCGTTCGAGGAGTTCGGTGGCGACGCGGCGTCCTTCGGCCTTGGGCAGGTGGTGCAGGTCGGCCATGAGGAGCATGTTCTCCTCGCCGGTGATGAGCCCGTCGACGGCGGAGAACTGACCGGTCACCCCGATCGCCGCACGCACACCGTCCGGTGACGTGGCGATGTCGTGGCCCGCGACCTGGGCCTGTCCGCCGTCGGCGCCGATGAGCGTGGAGAGGATCTTGACGGCGGTGGTCTTGCCGGCCCCGTTCGGGCCGAGGAGCGCGAACACGGAACCGGTCGGGATGCGCAGATCGATGCCGTCGAGCACCGTCCTGTCGCCGTACGACTTGCGCAGTCCCACGGCGGAGACGGCGGGTGGAACGGGGTGACCGTCCGCAATGTTGGATGTGTGCATGACAGAACTGGGCATGTGGCCCTCCGGGGCGAAAGCGGCAGGCGAGGTCTGTGAGTCGGCGGCGAACCCCTCGTGGGGCTCAGGCCTTGGCGCGGCGGATGTCGATGTTCCCGAACCGGGTGCGGGCGTGGACCTTGACGGTGTCCTCGGTCGTTTCGGGCGTCTCGGACGCGGTGAGGGTGTTGCGCACCTGTCCGGCGCCGGAACTCGCGTCGATCCACGCTGCCGTGCCCTCCCGGACCCCGACCTCGATGGCACCGTAGGAGGTCTCCAGCTGAACCGTGCCGCGCGCCACCTCGCCCACGCGCAGCGTGCCGTGCGCCGTGGTCGCGGTGACCGAGTCCCCGGCGCGCCGGACCTCGATGTCGCCGTTGGCGCCGCTCACCCGCAGCTCACCGGTCGCGACGTCGACGGTCGTGCTGCCGTGCGAGTTCTTCAGGACGGCGGGGCCGTCGACGAGGCCGACGCGCAGACTGCCGGAGCTGGTGGTGATCTCTGCCGCGCCGTCCACCCTGTCCACGGTGATGGAGCCGTGCGACGCGGTCAGCTTCAGCCGGCCCGTGGTGTCGAGGCGTACGTCGCCGGACGATGTCTTCACGCGGACCTCGCCGAGCCGGCCGTCACCGACGACCTGGGTCCAGGAGCCCGTCACGTCGACGCTCGACCCCGCCGGCAGTTCCACCGACACGTCGACCGTGCCTGTGCGGCCGAACAGGTTGCCCTTGGGGGTCCTGATGTTCAGGGTTCCGTTCGCGCAGGTTACCTCGGTCTGCTCGGCCGCCCGAACGTCCTGGTCCCGCTTCGGGTCGCGGGGCAGTACCTCGACGACGGTGTCGAGGCGGTCGCCCGCGGTGAATCCGATGGAGCCGGCGTGCACGTGCGCCGTGGCCGAGATGGGCGCGGGAGTGTCGTAAGAAGGCATGGCTGTACCGTCCTGTGTGGTTTCGAAGCATTCCTGCTGGTGGGAGGGGTGCGGGTGATGGCGCTGCGGGAGCGGGTGTGCGACTAGCGCACCCAGCCCGTGAAGCTCTGGCCGACGGTCCGGGTCTTCTCCGTCGCGCGGGGCCGGGCCCCGCCGTCCACCGCTGCCGACACCGCCCGCACCAGCCACGCGTTGACCGACAGGCCCTCGCGGCCCGCGGCCTCCTCGGCGCGGGCCTTGAGGTGGGTGGGCAGGCGCAGATTGACGCGGGCGGTGCCGCCTTCGTCGCCGTCGACGGGCGACGCGGCCTGGAGCGGTTCGGCGGGCGCGGCCGGCTGCGGGGCGCCGCTCTCGGAGGGCGGCCGTGTCACCACGAAGTCGGGGTCCAGTCCGCGCAGTCGTACGTCGACCGAGCCCGGGGCGAGTTCGCGGGTGATCTCGTCCGTCGCGGCGGACAGCACGTTCAGCATGGCCAGCCGGGTCGCCGACTCCAGGGGGGCGGTGAGCCGCTCCGCCAGCGCGCGGGCTTCGTCGCCGCCGGCCTCAGCGGCCACCGCGAGTTCGCGGCGGAGGGTCTCGACATACGGGGTCAGGTCCATGGCGCCATCATGGCACCATTTTGGCGCCATGTGCAAGCTCTGCGGCGCGGGGCCGGGAGTCGCGTCGTCGCCTGCCCCTCTGGCCTGCGATTATGGAGTGCTGCTTGATGGTGTGAGCGCCTCCTCTCTCCTTCGATCGAGGGATTCGGGTCGCATGGTGGCGCCGAATGGCGCCACGTGGCACATCCTTCGCGCCGTGTGGTGCCATGTGGTGCCACATGAGGGCCGGAAGGGTCCCGGACGCACCGAACCGGATCCGCGACGGGCGGATCCGGTTCGGGAGGCGGGACGCGGGAGCGTCGTGACTACTCCTGCACGAACGCCAGCAGGTCGGGGTTGAGGACCTCCGGGTGCGTCGAGAGCATGCCGTGGGGGTAGCCCTCGTAGCTCTTCAACCGGCCGTTGGGCAGCAGCTTCGCGGAGAGGGGGCCGGCGTCCTCGTACGGCACGATCTGGTCGTCGGTGCCGTGGGCGACGAGGACCGGCACGTCGATCTTCTTGAGGTCCTCGGTGAAGTCGGTCTCCGAGAAGGCCTTGATGCACTCGTAGTGGGCGTTGGCCGCGCCCCGCATGCCCTGTCGCCACCAGTTGTCGATGAGCCCCTGCGACACCTTGGCGCCCGGCCGGTTGAATCCGTAGAACGGGCCCGTGGGCAGCTCGATGTAGAACTGGGCGCGGTTGGCGGCGAGCGTGGCGCGGAAGCCGTCGAAGACCTCGATCGGCAGCCCGCCCGGATTCGACTCGGACTTCACCATGACCGGCGGGACGGAGCTGACGAGCACGGCCTTGGCGACCCGTCCGGGCTCGGCGCGGGCGACGTACCTGGCGACCTCGCCGCCGCCGGTGGAGTGGCCGATGTGCACGACTCCGCGCAGGTCGAGCGCCTCCACCACCGCCGTGACGTCGGCGGCGTACGTGTCCATCTCGTGGCCGGTGGCGCTCTGCGAGGAGCGTCCGTGTCCCCTCCGGTCGTGGGCGATGACGCGATAGCCCTTGGAGAGGAAGAACAGCATCTGGTTGTCCCAGTCGTCCCCGCTCAGCGGCCAGCCGTGGTGGAACATGATCGGCTCGCCGTCGCGCGGGCCCCAGTCCTTGTAGTAGATGGTCGTGCCGTCGATCGTGGTGACCGTACCCATGGTCGATCCTTCCGCTTGAACCACTGGGGGAGGGGGACGTGCGGCGGTGCGCCCGGCTCATGGGCGTGGGGCGTCGTTGCCGCCGCCGAGGGGCCGGGATCGCGAGCAAACGCCACAAACGATACCGCTAAGTGGCATAAGTCTCATTTTGTGCCCACCGATCGCCGAGGCGACCTCCCCACCGGGACGAGGGCGCGCTCCCCGCGCGGAGCCGGGGCCCGTGGACACGGTGTTCACCCGCCCGGACCGCCTGACGGTGCCGGGCGCTTTCCCCGGCGGCAGTGTCATCAGCGTTCAGCCTTCCTCCTCCTCGAAAGAGTGACCATGACGCAGCTACGGCACGCCCGGACCCGACGGTTCCTTCCTCTCGCGCTGCTCCTGCCGACGGCGGCGCTCATCACCGCCGGCCCCTCCCTGGCGTCCGAAGGCGCGGGCGACGCGCCGGCCCGCGAGCGTGCGAAGCCGACGGTCGTGCTGGTGCACGGCGCCTGGGCCGACGCCTCCGGGTGGGACCAGGTCTCGGAAAGCCTCCAGGCCAAGGGCTATCCGGTGGTCGCCACCGCCAACCCGCTGCGCGGCCTGTCCGACGACTCCGCCTATCTCGGGGCCCGGCTCAAGGCGATCAAGGGACCGATCGTCCTCGTCGGCCACTCCTACGGGGGCGCCGTCATCACCAACGCGGCCACCGGCAACCCCGCCGTCGAGTCCCTCGTCTACATAGCCGGCTTCGCCCCGGACAAGGGTGAGGAGACGCTGTCGCTCGCCGCCAGGTTCCCCGGCAGCCGCCTCACGGACGACCCGTCAGCCCCCGTCCCCACCGCGGTCGACGCCGTGCCGATCGGTACCGGCCCCACGGACGTGGACCTCTACATCAAGCCCGACAAGTTCGGCGAGGTGTTCCTGAGCAACCGTCTCGACGCGGCCAGGACGGCCGTCCTGGCCGCGTCCCAGCGTCCGATCACGCCCCTGGCAGGTGCGGAACCGTCCGGCACGCCCGCCTGGAAGACGATCCCGTCGTGGTACCTCGTGGCCACGGACGACCACACCATCGGCACCGAGAACCTGCGCTACATGGCCAAGAGGGCCGGCTCCACCACCGTCGAGGTGGACGCCCCGCACGCGGTCATGGAGACCGACCCCGGTGCCATCACCGACCTGATCCTGCGGGCCGCCCACGACAGCGGCCCCGGCCTCGCCAGGACCGGCATGTCCACGCAGGCCATCGCGCTCACCGGCGCCGCGCTCCTCGCGCTCGTGACCGGCACCGCTCTGGTACTCGGCGGCCGCCGCTCGAAGCGGGGCTGAAGCCCTCGAAGCCCGTCCGAGGGGGCGGGAGCCGGTTCCGCTCCCGGGGCGGCACGAGACCGGCCCGGGAGCGGCCCGGCCCACGCCGGCAAGCCGCGCCCGTCCGACACCCCTGTGCCGTACTCCGCCCCGCCCGCGCCCCGTCGTCCACGACGGGGCGCGGGCGGGGCGCGGTCGTGCGTGAGCTGCCGGGGTGTGCCCGCCGGACGCCGCCCCCGCCCGCGCCTGCCGCCCACCCGGTGCTCCCTTCGGGCACCTCGCCGCCGCGCCTCGCGCCCATGCCCGGGACACCGGACGCATCGCGCGTAGAGTGCCCCTTCCCAAAGCCCGCCGACAGGTCCAGGATTGTCCCCCCGCGACTCGCCTCCGCGCGGGGCCGCGGTGCCGGACCGGCCGCTGCCCCGTGTGGAAAGCTCACCCGGAGCGCACCACCGGGGGCGCCCCGCAGCCCCTCCTCCGGCGTGCCGCCGCCCGGCCGGCGGGACGTGCTTCTGCCGGCCAGGGCACGGCGGTTCCGCCCGCGCGCCATGTGTCAGTACTTCGACTAGGAGCATCTGTCATGGATTTTGGACTCGTCCTCCAGACCGACCCGCCGGCCTCGGCCGTCGTCGGACTCATGCGCCGCGCCGAACGGAACGGCTTCCGGTACGGC is drawn from Streptomyces sp. NBC_00178 and contains these coding sequences:
- a CDS encoding DUF6895 family protein; protein product: MTTIPEPVTRAARSMADRALSWLHANRDLGGLPPGTTETMADPDSVYKPLGETTLAASLILRDGVAGPGRLAAAQSLMDFTWEQFRQGDMIYERQLRHTLMTDPLEMYAPFVRCGYRHAELDRLLAHRSRMRSVHSVEVLPNRRLAVANAARVVGLDHPDDPKALAAATWLGARPEPWAMNWITAYAVTHTVFHLTDWGGNPGGLPPELADYVRTWLPVWIDVWSEVGQWDLVTELLVVGASIEDPYCRPEDWEAVAALQHEDGLVPRDSDPVDDDPQQRFTDHQHTVVVAAVAGSVALARAAGQR
- a CDS encoding nitrilase-related carbon-nitrogen hydrolase, translating into MSHVVRAALVQATWTGDTESMIAKHEEHAREAARQGARIIGFQEVFNAPYFCQVQEPEHYRWAEPVPDGPTVRRMQDLARETGMVIVVPVFEIEQSGFYYNTAAVIDADGSYLGKYRKHHIPQVKGFWEKYYFKPGNAGWPVFDTAVGKVGVYICYDRHFPEGWRQLGLNGAQLVYNPSATSRGLSGHLWQLEQPASAVANEYFVAAINRVGQEEYGDNDFYGTSYFVDPRGQFVGDVASDKEEELLVRDLDFGLIEEVRTQWAFYRDRRPDAYEGLVEP
- a CDS encoding aspartate aminotransferase family protein, which codes for MTGLHERHLAVSPAWLALYYRQPLELTHGEGRHVWDADGNRYLDFFGGILTTMTAHALPEVTKAVTEQAGRLIHSSTLYLNRPMVELAERIATLSGIPDARVFFTTSGTEANDAALLLATAYRGSNQILAMRNSYHGRSFSAVSITGNKGWSPTTLSPLQTLYVHGGVRSRGPYAELSDERFIKACVADLEDLLGHTREPAALIAEPVQGVGGFTAPPDGLYAAFREVLDRHGILWISDEVQTGWGRTGDHFWGWQAHAENGPPDIITFAKGIGNGMSIGGVVARADVMNCLDANSISTFGGSPVTMAAGLANLSYLLEHDLQGNARRVGGLLIERLRAVGAASEAVKEVRGRGLMIGIELVKPGTDEANPEAAAAVLEAARAGGLLLGKGGGHNTSVLRIAPPLSLTVAEAEEGAAILADALHAAI
- a CDS encoding ABC transporter permease, with product MSSLTLAARDSATMLRRNLLHVRRYPSLTLNLLLTPVMLLLLFVYIFGDTMSAGIGGGNSDRSEYLSYIVPGILLLTIGGTTIGSAVSVSMDMTEGIIARFRTMAIHRGSVLIGHVVGSVLQCMMSVVTVGAVAVAIGFRSTDATAVEWLLALGLLTLVSLALTWIAVGMGLSSPNVEAASNNAMPLMVLPLLSSAFVPLDAMPGWFQPVAEYQPFTPAIETLRGLLLGTEIGDNGWIAVAWCLGLAALGYFWSTSLYNRDPK
- the hydA gene encoding dihydropyrimidinase, giving the protein MSRTVIHGGLVVTASDEIHADVLVEGGRIAALAAHGTEAAASWSADRRIDATGKYVIPGGVDAHTHMEMPFGGTYAADTFETGTRAAAWGGTTTIVDFAIQSVGRSLQEGLDTWHGKADGNCAVDYAFHMIMSDVNASSLKEMDRLVAEGVTSFKLFMAYPGVFYSDDGQILRAMQRASGNGGLVMMHAENGIAIDVLVEQALAEGRTDPRYHGDVRKVALEAEATHRAVQLARVAGSPLYVVHVSADEAVAEIADARHKGLPVFGETCPQYLFLSTDNLAEPGFEGAKYVCSTPLRPREHQEALWRGLRNNELQVVSTDHCPFCFSGQKEMGRGDFSKIPNGMPGVENRLDLLHQAVVDGHISRRRWIEIACASPARMFGLYPKKGTIAPGADADIVVYDPAAEQTISAQTHHMNVDYSAYEGKRVTGRVETVLSRGVPVIEDRAYVGHAGHGTYLPRGTCQYL
- a CDS encoding serine hydrolase domain-containing protein, which produces MTPPPLSARLRPLLTSADGPATVVAAVRGAERAVLCRGPVDENSRFETGSLTKTFTALLLAELAARGEVRYGDRADRYLPFRLPGPPFTLLHLATHTSGLPRLPPGLLARAVRSGWLSNPYAGFTEGDLLASLRRTRLRHRPGTRVLYSNFGGALLGHVLARAAGGDGGDYAALLADRITGPLGLSRTDCDPNRPQVTGHWHGRARPVMLMPGLAAAGAVRSSARDLLRLLGLLLDPGSVPDPFLRTALTEVQRPRLGVPRTGSRVCLVWNLRPRPDGALLHHSGGTRGFTAFAGFLPASGTALVALTNSAPTPLAPFVQAAYSALGALGRGPAGADGPLGCET